A single genomic interval of Colletotrichum lupini chromosome 11, complete sequence harbors:
- a CDS encoding separin, with amino-acid sequence MPTLRRRREVSHPVEKPEVNETKSRVTEPITSLLEQLDTAPESTVETLAVVNNTTETTSHGMELIASHLKQLDTAPNGTVDEMTSNLPEPVVRPLQSVDETTFYAFEPITSHLEHTKALISPLRGGTDVKKFIIINIIIIIIHDIIIIHNIIIVIIIVIINMHINNHGATQRTSRDRGRSAADSAKGESGNDNTREGEAIDTGRGATTTSKKEELSPKEKAALAAHIINVALKSLTETSGSAGVVV; translated from the exons ATGCCCACATTGAGACGCAGAAGAGAGGTCTCGCACCCTGTCGAGAAGCCTGAGGTCAACGAGACGAAGTCCCGCGTCACAGAACCGATCACGAGCCTTCTCGAGCAGCTCGACACTGCACCCGAGAGCACGGTCGAGACACTGGCTGTTGTCAACAACACGACAGAG ACGACATCCCATGGGATGGAGCTCATCGCGAGCCATCTCAAGCAGCTTGATACCGCACCCAACGGCACGGTCGACGAGATGACATCCAACTTGCCCGAGCCTGTCGTGAGACCACTCCAAAGC GTCGACGAGACGACGTTCTATGCGTTCGAGCCCATCACGAGCCATCTCGAGCA CACCAAAGCACTTATCAGT CCCTTGCGAGGTGGAACAGACGTCAAAAAATTCATCATTAtcaacatcatcatcatcatcatccacgacatcatcatcatccacAACATCATCATagtcatcatcatcgtcatcatcaACATGCACATCAACAACCACGGTGCTACTCAAAGAACTTCTCGCGACCGAGGCCGAAGCGCAGCCGACAGCGCAAAAGGAGAAAGTGGCAACGACAACACGAGGGAAGGCGA GGCAATCGATACAGGGCGAGGGGCCACGACTACGAGCAAGAAGGAGGAGTTGTCACCGAAGGAGAAGGCCGCGCTGGCAGCGCACATAATCAATGTCGCCCTCAAGTCACTGACCGAGACATCCGGGTCTGCAGGAGTTGTAGTTTAA